The following proteins are encoded in a genomic region of Shinella zoogloeoides:
- a CDS encoding GntR family transcriptional regulator, whose amino-acid sequence MSEDGNGLPLADRLARRIRTLLISGELSPGQRLSEAAFSERFDVSRNSLREAFRLLTKDGLLRHEANRGVFVAVPSMASIIDIYRVRRMLECGALRQAWHQHPAIRVMREAVGRAQQEREKGDWLGVGSANMIFHTAIIDLSDSVRLNEFYERISAELRLCFGLLNDPEHLHAPFVDMNDAIVTLLEENRPHEAATQMETYLNLAERTMLKALERASEQA is encoded by the coding sequence ATGAGCGAGGATGGTAATGGCCTGCCGCTGGCGGACCGGCTGGCGCGGCGCATTCGAACGCTGCTGATCTCGGGCGAGCTCTCGCCCGGCCAGCGCCTTTCGGAGGCGGCCTTCAGCGAGCGTTTCGACGTCTCGCGCAATTCGCTGCGCGAGGCCTTCCGCCTGCTCACCAAGGATGGGCTGCTGCGGCACGAGGCCAATCGCGGCGTCTTCGTCGCCGTGCCCTCCATGGCCTCGATCATCGACATCTACCGCGTGCGGCGCATGCTGGAATGCGGCGCACTGCGCCAGGCATGGCACCAGCATCCGGCGATCCGGGTGATGCGCGAGGCCGTGGGCCGGGCGCAGCAGGAGCGCGAAAAGGGCGACTGGCTCGGCGTCGGCAGCGCCAACATGATCTTCCACACCGCCATCATCGACCTTTCCGACAGCGTGCGGCTCAACGAGTTCTACGAGCGCATCTCGGCGGAGTTGCGCCTCTGCTTCGGGCTGCTCAACGACCCGGAGCACCTGCACGCGCCCTTCGTCGACATGAACGACGCCATCGTGACCCTTCTCGAGGAGAACCGGCCGCACGAGGCGGCGACGCAGATGGAGACCTATCTGAACCTTGCCGAACGCACCATGCTGAAGGCGCTGGAACGGGCCTCCGAGCAGGCGTAA
- a CDS encoding substrate-binding domain-containing protein, producing the protein MKSLCLAAVLAALMGSAASAETIGVSMQSFDNNFQTLLREGIGARAAEVNGVNVQVEDAQTDISKQLNQVNNFIAAGVDAIIMTLTDTSAAPGVSEAASKAGIPLVFLNLEPENLASLPEKQAYVGSKETDAGRLAGEAACSLLKEKGKASDAQVYILMGDLAHQASRDRTSSFKDALAGGDCKAVTIADEQSAAWTRTNAMDLTTNWITAGQPIDVVFANNDEMAIGAIQALKAAGVSMDDVIVIGIDATQDGLAAMAAGDLDATVFQNARGQSGSALDAAVALARGEAVDRQVWVPFELVTPKNMADYSTRN; encoded by the coding sequence ATGAAATCTCTATGCCTGGCGGCCGTTCTGGCCGCCTTGATGGGAAGCGCTGCTTCGGCCGAGACGATCGGCGTCTCGATGCAGAGCTTCGACAACAATTTCCAGACGCTGCTGCGCGAGGGCATCGGCGCCCGCGCCGCCGAGGTGAACGGCGTCAACGTGCAGGTCGAGGACGCGCAGACCGACATCTCCAAGCAGCTCAACCAGGTGAACAACTTCATCGCCGCCGGCGTCGATGCGATCATCATGACGCTGACGGACACCTCCGCCGCCCCCGGCGTCAGCGAGGCGGCGTCCAAGGCCGGCATTCCGCTCGTGTTCCTCAATCTCGAGCCGGAAAACCTCGCCAGTCTTCCCGAAAAGCAGGCCTATGTCGGCTCGAAGGAGACGGATGCCGGGCGGCTTGCCGGGGAGGCGGCCTGTTCGCTGCTGAAGGAGAAGGGCAAGGCATCGGATGCGCAGGTCTATATCCTCATGGGCGACCTTGCCCATCAGGCGTCGCGCGACCGCACCTCCTCCTTCAAGGACGCCCTGGCGGGCGGCGACTGCAAGGCCGTGACGATCGCCGACGAGCAGTCCGCCGCCTGGACGCGCACCAATGCGATGGACCTGACGACGAACTGGATCACCGCCGGCCAGCCCATCGACGTGGTCTTCGCCAACAACGACGAAATGGCCATCGGCGCCATCCAGGCGCTGAAGGCGGCGGGCGTCTCCATGGACGACGTGATCGTCATCGGCATCGACGCCACGCAGGACGGCCTTGCCGCCATGGCGGCCGGCGATCTCGACGCGACCGTGTTCCAGAACGCCAGGGGCCAGTCCGGCAGCGCGCTGGACGCCGCCGTGGCGCTCGCCCGCGGCGAGGCCGTCGACAGGCAGGTCTGGGTGCCCTTCGAGCTCGTCACGCCGAAGAACATGGCGGACTATTCCACGCGGAACTGA
- a CDS encoding NAD(P)/FAD-dependent oxidoreductase, which yields MNGIVIIGAGEAGTRAAFALREAGFSGPVTLAGTEPHLPYERPPLSKPLDGAVQMKPICSAEALEAAGIDYLPGMPVVQIDTARRHLLLGDGRTLAYDRLLLATGARPRRLACPGAERALDFRTFADAAAIFSRVEGVETVAIVGGGLIGMELAAVLRGKGVAVGVVEAAARPLGRAVPARLAARLHARHAEEGVRFHLGQGIAEITPDAVLLADGTRVPADIVVSAIGVVPDTGLAEAAGLATGNGILTDAFLRTSDPHVFAAGDCAAVSVAGGGHVRFESWRNARSQAETAARNMAGASEAFAAIPWFWSDQYDLGLQVAGLPQPGHDCILRPAGEGELEFYLDGGRLVAAAGLGPGNSLAKDIKLAEMLIAAGISPDPAALADPAVNLKALLKSARAA from the coding sequence ATGAACGGGATCGTCATCATCGGCGCGGGCGAAGCGGGCACCCGTGCGGCCTTCGCGCTTCGCGAGGCCGGGTTTTCCGGTCCGGTCACGCTGGCCGGCACGGAGCCGCATCTTCCCTATGAGCGCCCGCCGCTCTCCAAGCCGCTGGACGGCGCCGTCCAGATGAAACCGATCTGCTCGGCCGAGGCTCTCGAAGCCGCCGGCATCGACTATCTTCCCGGCATGCCGGTAGTGCAGATCGACACCGCCCGTCGCCACCTTCTCCTCGGCGACGGGCGGACGCTTGCCTATGACAGGCTGCTCCTTGCCACCGGCGCGCGGCCCCGCCGGCTCGCCTGCCCGGGCGCCGAACGGGCGCTCGACTTCCGCACCTTCGCGGATGCGGCGGCGATCTTCTCCCGCGTTGAAGGGGTGGAAACCGTCGCGATCGTCGGCGGCGGGCTGATCGGCATGGAGCTTGCGGCGGTGCTGCGCGGCAAGGGCGTCGCCGTCGGCGTCGTCGAGGCGGCGGCAAGGCCCCTCGGCCGCGCCGTGCCCGCGCGCCTTGCCGCGCGGCTGCATGCGCGCCATGCCGAAGAGGGCGTGCGGTTCCACCTCGGGCAGGGGATCGCCGAAATCACGCCCGATGCGGTCTTGCTGGCCGATGGCACGCGGGTTCCGGCCGATATCGTCGTCTCGGCCATCGGCGTCGTGCCGGATACCGGCCTTGCCGAGGCGGCGGGGCTCGCGACCGGCAACGGCATCCTGACGGATGCCTTCCTGCGCACCAGCGATCCGCATGTCTTCGCGGCGGGCGACTGCGCGGCCGTGTCCGTGGCCGGCGGCGGGCATGTCCGGTTCGAAAGCTGGCGCAACGCGCGCAGCCAGGCCGAAACCGCCGCGCGCAACATGGCGGGCGCGAGCGAAGCCTTCGCCGCAATCCCGTGGTTCTGGTCCGACCAGTACGATCTCGGCTTGCAGGTCGCGGGCCTGCCCCAGCCGGGGCATGACTGCATCCTGCGGCCGGCCGGGGAGGGAGAGCTGGAATTCTATCTCGACGGCGGGCGTCTCGTGGCCGCCGCCGGCCTCGGGCCGGGCAACAGCCTTGCGAAGGACATCAAGCTCGCCGAGATGCTGATCGCCGCCGGCATCAGCCCGGATCCCGCCGCGCTCGCGGACCCCGCCGTGAACCTCAAGGCCCTCCTCAAGAGCGCGCGGGCGGCGTAA
- a CDS encoding sterol desaturase family protein translates to MDDLKYGKRNKRGDWAPNDPVETAPLFAFPPKLMAILKWLPHYFFPWNVIFALSAVAYWAWVIPPVETMKTLAIGWALWLYAVNAVCVFLFYGAFELHLYVLKRQENRFKYNGRFPSDQKNNVFWFDRQNVDNMLRTFLSGVTIWTAIEVGMLWAYANGYAPWLTFAENPWTLALVALVVPIIHEFHFFCIHRLIHVPFLYKWVHSVHHNSVNPSPWSSLSMHPVEHFLYLGTAFYHLILPSNPVLMLYQLHYAGFGAIPGHVGFDKVEVGEDKLVDSHSYAHYLHHKYFEVNYGDALIPLDKWFGTWHDGSPEGEARMQERYRRRKEKLAARKARTEVRGAAE, encoded by the coding sequence ATGGACGATCTGAAATACGGCAAGCGCAACAAGCGCGGCGACTGGGCGCCGAACGATCCGGTGGAGACCGCGCCGCTGTTCGCCTTCCCGCCGAAGCTTATGGCGATCCTCAAGTGGTTGCCGCACTATTTCTTCCCCTGGAACGTCATCTTCGCGCTCTCGGCGGTCGCCTACTGGGCCTGGGTGATCCCCCCGGTCGAGACGATGAAGACGCTCGCCATCGGCTGGGCGCTCTGGCTCTATGCGGTGAACGCGGTCTGCGTCTTCCTGTTCTACGGTGCCTTCGAGCTTCACCTCTACGTGCTGAAGCGGCAGGAGAACCGCTTCAAGTACAATGGCAGGTTCCCCTCCGACCAGAAGAACAACGTCTTCTGGTTCGACCGCCAGAACGTCGACAACATGCTGCGCACGTTCCTGTCGGGCGTGACGATCTGGACGGCCATCGAGGTCGGCATGCTCTGGGCCTATGCCAACGGCTATGCGCCCTGGCTGACCTTCGCGGAGAACCCGTGGACGCTGGCGCTGGTCGCGCTCGTCGTGCCGATCATCCACGAATTCCACTTCTTCTGCATTCACCGGCTCATCCACGTGCCGTTCCTCTACAAGTGGGTGCACTCGGTCCACCACAATTCGGTGAACCCGTCGCCGTGGTCGTCGCTGTCCATGCATCCGGTCGAGCATTTCCTCTATCTCGGCACGGCCTTCTATCACCTGATCCTGCCGTCCAACCCGGTGCTGATGCTCTACCAGCTCCACTATGCCGGCTTCGGCGCCATTCCCGGCCATGTCGGCTTCGACAAGGTGGAGGTCGGCGAGGACAAGCTGGTCGATAGCCATTCCTATGCGCATTACCTGCACCACAAGTATTTCGAGGTGAACTACGGCGATGCCCTGATCCCGCTCGATAAGTGGTTCGGCACCTGGCACGACGGCTCGCCGGAGGGCGAGGCCCGCATGCAGGAGCGCTACCGCAGGCGCAAGGAAAAGCTCGCCGCCCGCAAGGCCCGCACCGAAGTCCGGGGAGCAGCCGAATGA
- a CDS encoding 5-oxoprolinase/urea amidolyase family protein produces the protein MRFLPVSLTTILVELADLDETLALFASLQADPVDGIEEMVPAARTLMIRFRPEKVTSAELAARIATRDLSAKIAPSEHLVEIPVRYDGEDLADVAELTGLTVEEVVRRHTESEFTVAFCGFAPGFGYLVGGDTALHVPRRKSPRTRIPAGSVALAGAFSGVYPQASPGGWQIIGTTPVKMWDIDRDPGALFQPGYRVRFFDMDQPGRTVSIPQAAPRKERAVAPEAPQFKVLAAPMPAVFQDLGRFGQTGQGVSASGALDRAAFNAANRIVGNPANTPVLELTLGGFSFACNARAVIGLAGAASAVTVRDAAGRSRDLAAYEPVSLEPGDVVTIGQPKKGMRAYLAVRGGFDVAPVLGSAATDTLAVVGPEPVTAGTVLALRGGEGLASVSLDEAPAFDLPAAGDVVTLDVVLGPRTDWFTEKGIETLTGQLWQVTPQSSRVGIRLAGEVPLERKDSAELPSEGTATGAIQVPHSGQPVLFLADHPLTGGYPVIGAVAEYHLDLAGQIPINAKIRFRPIGPFAEIAATR, from the coding sequence ATGCGCTTTCTTCCCGTCAGCCTGACCACCATCCTCGTCGAGCTTGCCGATCTCGACGAGACGCTTGCGCTCTTCGCCTCGCTGCAGGCGGACCCGGTCGACGGCATCGAGGAGATGGTGCCGGCGGCGCGCACGCTGATGATCCGCTTCCGCCCGGAAAAGGTGACCTCGGCCGAGCTTGCCGCGCGGATCGCCACCCGCGACCTCTCGGCGAAGATCGCGCCCTCCGAGCATCTGGTGGAAATCCCGGTGCGCTATGACGGCGAGGACCTCGCTGACGTCGCGGAGTTGACGGGCCTCACAGTGGAGGAGGTCGTCCGCCGCCACACGGAGAGCGAATTCACCGTCGCCTTCTGCGGCTTCGCGCCGGGCTTCGGCTATCTCGTCGGCGGTGACACCGCCTTGCATGTGCCGCGCCGCAAGAGCCCGCGCACCCGCATTCCGGCCGGCTCCGTGGCGCTTGCCGGCGCCTTCAGCGGCGTCTATCCGCAGGCAAGCCCCGGCGGCTGGCAGATCATCGGCACGACGCCGGTCAAGATGTGGGACATCGACCGCGATCCCGGCGCGCTGTTCCAGCCGGGCTACCGCGTCCGTTTCTTCGACATGGATCAGCCGGGCAGGACCGTCAGCATCCCGCAAGCCGCGCCCCGCAAGGAACGCGCCGTCGCGCCGGAAGCGCCGCAGTTCAAGGTGCTCGCCGCGCCGATGCCCGCCGTCTTCCAGGACCTCGGCCGTTTCGGACAGACGGGGCAGGGTGTTTCCGCCTCCGGCGCGCTCGACCGCGCCGCCTTCAATGCCGCCAACCGCATCGTCGGCAATCCGGCCAATACGCCGGTTCTCGAACTCACTCTCGGCGGCTTCTCCTTCGCGTGCAACGCCCGCGCCGTGATCGGCCTTGCCGGCGCGGCCTCAGCGGTGACGGTCCGCGATGCCGCCGGCCGCAGCCGCGATCTTGCGGCCTATGAGCCCGTCTCGCTGGAGCCCGGCGACGTCGTGACCATCGGCCAGCCGAAAAAGGGCATGCGCGCCTATCTCGCCGTGCGCGGTGGCTTCGACGTTGCGCCGGTTCTCGGCAGCGCCGCGACCGATACGCTCGCCGTCGTCGGCCCCGAACCGGTTACGGCCGGGACGGTGCTTGCGCTCAGGGGCGGGGAGGGGCTCGCCAGCGTTTCCCTCGACGAGGCCCCGGCCTTCGACCTGCCGGCGGCGGGCGATGTCGTGACGCTCGACGTGGTGCTCGGTCCGCGCACGGACTGGTTCACCGAGAAGGGCATCGAGACGCTGACGGGCCAGCTCTGGCAGGTCACGCCGCAATCGAGCCGCGTCGGCATTCGCCTTGCCGGCGAGGTGCCGCTGGAGCGCAAGGACAGCGCGGAACTGCCGAGCGAAGGCACGGCGACGGGGGCTATCCAGGTGCCGCACAGCGGCCAGCCGGTGCTCTTCCTCGCAGACCATCCGCTGACCGGCGGCTATCCCGTCATCGGCGCTGTCGCCGAATATCATCTGGACCTTGCCGGCCAGATCCCCATCAACGCAAAAATCCGTTTCCGCCCGATCGGCCCCTTCGCCGAAATCGCCGCGACCCGATAG
- a CDS encoding MocE family 2Fe-2S type ferredoxin encodes MTWVSACRIDDIEQEGAVRFDHGGRTYAIYRGPDDSVYCTAGLCTHEAIHLADGLVMDFEVECPKHSGAFDYRTGEALRLPACENLKTYPAEVIDGEVRVALS; translated from the coding sequence ATGACCTGGGTATCCGCTTGCAGGATTGACGATATCGAGCAGGAGGGCGCCGTGCGCTTCGACCATGGCGGCCGCACCTATGCGATCTACCGCGGCCCGGACGACAGCGTCTATTGCACGGCGGGCCTGTGCACCCATGAGGCGATCCATCTTGCCGACGGACTCGTCATGGATTTCGAGGTGGAATGTCCCAAGCATTCCGGCGCCTTCGACTATCGCACCGGCGAGGCCCTCCGGCTTCCCGCCTGCGAGAACCTGAAGACCTATCCCGCCGAGGTGATCGACGGCGAGGTGCGCGTGGCCCTTTCCTGA
- a CDS encoding putative hydro-lyase has product MTIPTAYLDHVDASSARKARATYRDGLVAPTSGIAPGFTQANMIVLPRDWAFDFLLYAQRNPKPCPVLDVSDPGSPTTLLAPGADLRTDLPLYRIWRDGKLVEETPDATAAWAERDDLVAFLIGCSFTFETPMVEAGIEIRHMTDKSNVPMYLTDKACRPAGRLKGNMVVSMRPIPAARVADAATISGRFPAVHGAPVHIGAPEELGIADLAKPDFGDAVRIEPGEVPVFWACGVTPQAAVMASGVPFAITHAPGYMFITDIPDSAYHA; this is encoded by the coding sequence ATGACGATCCCGACCGCTTATCTCGACCATGTCGATGCGTCGAGCGCCCGCAAGGCGCGCGCCACCTACCGCGACGGCCTCGTCGCGCCGACCTCTGGCATCGCGCCCGGCTTCACCCAGGCCAACATGATCGTGCTGCCGCGCGACTGGGCCTTCGATTTCCTGCTCTATGCGCAGCGCAATCCGAAGCCCTGTCCGGTACTCGACGTTTCCGATCCCGGTTCGCCGACGACGCTGCTGGCGCCCGGCGCGGATCTGCGCACCGACCTGCCGCTCTACCGCATCTGGCGGGACGGCAAGCTCGTTGAGGAGACCCCGGACGCGACCGCGGCCTGGGCCGAGCGCGACGATCTCGTCGCCTTCCTGATCGGCTGTTCCTTCACCTTCGAGACGCCGATGGTCGAGGCGGGCATCGAGATCCGCCACATGACGGACAAGTCCAATGTGCCGATGTACCTGACCGACAAGGCCTGCCGGCCCGCCGGCCGCCTCAAGGGCAACATGGTCGTCTCCATGCGGCCGATCCCGGCCGCGCGCGTCGCCGATGCCGCGACGATCTCCGGCCGCTTCCCGGCCGTGCACGGTGCGCCGGTGCATATCGGTGCGCCGGAAGAGCTCGGCATTGCCGATCTCGCCAAGCCCGATTTCGGCGATGCCGTGCGCATCGAGCCGGGTGAAGTGCCGGTCTTCTGGGCCTGTGGCGTCACTCCGCAGGCGGCCGTGATGGCCTCCGGCGTGCCCTTCGCCATCACCCATGCGCCGGGCTACATGTTCATCACCGATATTCCCGATTCCGCCTATCACGCATGA
- a CDS encoding NRAMP family divalent metal transporter, producing the protein MEQNAAAPAATGVVAQGVHTVKSRRAALIAAIFLMATSAIGPGFITQTATFTTKLGAAFAFGILASIVIDFVVQLNIWRIVTLTRMRASDVANAAIPGSGYLLAVLVIVGGLFFNIGNIGGTGLGLNAVFGLDPKIGGAISAVFSIGIFLSKRAGLAVDRFIVFAGILMIVLTLYVAFVSGPPVGEALYQTVLPATIDFATITTIVGGTVGGYITYSGAHRLLDRGMVGQEHLPAVNRAALTGIAVTGLMRYVLFLAILGVVASGVVIDTSSQVANPAAQAFQAAAGDFGLRLFGIIFWAAAITSVIGAAYTSVSFITVFKHDVSEHTRNMATVLFIAVSLVSYLLMTTPPAAMLVFVGGLNGLILPIGLSIFLFAAWKREDLMGGYRYPRWLLVLGVLVCALTWYMGYKSAGTIFSLLG; encoded by the coding sequence ATGGAACAGAATGCAGCAGCGCCTGCCGCCACGGGTGTGGTCGCGCAGGGCGTCCACACCGTCAAGTCCCGTCGCGCCGCGCTCATCGCCGCGATCTTCCTGATGGCGACCAGCGCCATCGGCCCCGGCTTCATCACGCAGACGGCCACCTTCACCACGAAGCTCGGCGCCGCCTTCGCCTTCGGCATCCTTGCCTCGATCGTCATCGACTTCGTCGTGCAGCTCAATATCTGGCGCATCGTGACGCTGACGCGCATGCGCGCCTCCGACGTCGCCAATGCCGCCATTCCGGGCTCCGGCTATCTGCTCGCCGTCCTCGTCATCGTCGGCGGCCTGTTCTTCAATATCGGCAATATCGGCGGCACGGGCCTCGGCCTCAACGCCGTCTTCGGTCTCGATCCGAAGATCGGCGGGGCGATCAGCGCGGTCTTCTCCATCGGCATCTTCCTGTCGAAGCGGGCCGGCCTTGCCGTGGACCGCTTCATCGTCTTCGCCGGCATCCTGATGATCGTGCTGACGCTCTACGTCGCCTTCGTCTCCGGCCCGCCGGTGGGCGAGGCGCTCTACCAGACGGTGCTGCCGGCGACGATCGACTTCGCGACGATCACGACGATCGTCGGCGGCACGGTCGGCGGCTACATCACCTATTCCGGCGCGCACCGCCTGCTCGACCGCGGCATGGTCGGCCAGGAGCACCTGCCCGCCGTCAACCGCGCCGCGCTGACCGGCATCGCGGTGACCGGCCTGATGCGCTACGTGCTCTTCCTCGCCATTCTGGGCGTCGTGGCGAGCGGCGTCGTCATCGATACGTCCAGCCAGGTGGCGAACCCGGCCGCACAGGCCTTCCAGGCCGCCGCCGGCGATTTCGGCCTGCGCCTCTTCGGCATCATCTTCTGGGCGGCGGCGATCACCAGCGTCATCGGCGCGGCCTATACGTCGGTGTCCTTCATCACCGTCTTCAAGCACGATGTCAGCGAGCATACCCGCAACATGGCGACGGTGCTGTTCATCGCCGTCTCGCTGGTCTCCTATCTGCTGATGACCACGCCGCCGGCCGCCATGCTGGTCTTCGTCGGCGGTCTCAACGGCCTCATCCTGCCCATCGGCCTGTCCATCTTCCTCTTCGCCGCCTGGAAGCGCGAGGACCTGATGGGCGGCTACCGCTATCCGCGCTGGCTGCTCGTCCTCGGCGTCCTGGTCTGCGCATTGACATGGTATATGGGCTACAAGTCGGCCGGCACGATCTTCAGCCTGCTCGGCTAA
- a CDS encoding sugar phosphate isomerase/epimerase: MQKLLFFQSLWAMERRHTDGHERSLAENIAMIAEAGFDGVSAHYTKRADVRTLDEALRGTGLGIEGVCFPRTVEDLRLPLELAAEYPVRHINLQPDIRLRRVEDCLPLLDGWMALAEQAGIPVFIETHRDRMTTDLFFTLDLLDRRPDLPLLADLSHFLVGREFAFPVEEENHALIRRILENAKAFHGRVASREQVQIEISFPHHRPWLDLFLNWWDDGFRHWRANAAEDAELVFTCELGPKPYAITGRDGNDTTDRWAEALMLRQEVRALWK, translated from the coding sequence ATGCAGAAACTGCTGTTCTTCCAGTCGCTCTGGGCCATGGAACGCCGGCATACGGACGGGCACGAGCGGAGCCTTGCGGAAAACATCGCGATGATCGCAGAGGCGGGCTTCGACGGCGTCAGCGCGCATTACACGAAGCGCGCGGACGTCAGGACGCTGGACGAGGCGCTGCGGGGAACCGGCCTCGGGATCGAGGGCGTCTGCTTCCCGCGCACCGTCGAGGACCTGCGCCTGCCGCTGGAACTGGCCGCCGAATATCCGGTGAGACATATCAACCTCCAGCCCGATATCCGCCTGCGCCGGGTGGAGGATTGCCTGCCGCTGCTCGACGGCTGGATGGCGCTTGCCGAGCAGGCCGGCATTCCGGTCTTCATCGAGACGCACCGCGACCGCATGACGACGGACCTGTTCTTCACGCTCGATCTGCTCGACCGCCGCCCCGATCTGCCGCTTCTCGCCGATCTCTCGCATTTCCTCGTCGGCCGGGAATTCGCCTTTCCGGTCGAGGAGGAGAACCACGCCCTCATCCGGCGCATCCTGGAAAATGCCAAAGCCTTCCACGGCCGCGTCGCCTCGCGCGAGCAGGTGCAGATCGAGATCTCCTTCCCGCATCACCGCCCCTGGCTCGACCTCTTCCTTAACTGGTGGGACGACGGCTTCCGCCACTGGCGCGCAAATGCGGCCGAGGATGCCGAGCTGGTCTTCACCTGCGAACTCGGCCCCAAGCCCTATGCCATCACCGGAAGGGACGGCAACGACACGACGGACCGCTGGGCGGAGGCCTTGATGCTGCGGCAGGAGGTGCGCGCGCTCTGGAAGTGA